Proteins found in one Streptococcus iniae genomic segment:
- the ppdK gene encoding pyruvate, phosphate dikinase produces the protein MENTFVYRFDQGNKDMRSLLGGKGANLAEMTAIGLPVPQGFTITTEACNDYYDKEGQISDLILSQINKALTHLEEEQGKQLGSNHNPLLVSVRSGAVFSMPGMMDTILNLGLNDNSIHGLISATQNERFSYDSYRRFIQMFSDVAMEIPKYKFEHVLDRIKAEKGYQCDTDLTSQDLQAIVLEFKQIYKAEIGKEFPQDPNEQLLLAVEAVFRSWNNPRAKVYRRLNDISDTLGTAVTIQSMVFGNMGQTSGTGVAFTRNPSTGENQLFGEYLINAQGEDVVAGIRTPQSIDRLKADMPDIYEQFTGITKILEDHYKDMQDVEFTIEKGKLYMLQTRTGKRTAKAAINIAVDMVEAGLISKEEAIMRIEPKQLDQLLHPTFDQSACNEATLLAKGLPASPGAACGRVYFHADDVVAHVKTGEETLLVRQETSPEDIEGMVSAVGILTARGGMTSHAAVVARGMGKSCVAGCNQLRVDERAKVIEVNGKVINEGDYISIDGSSGAVYLGQLAMTSVQVDKAFNTFMEWVDQERDMMVRSNADNPRDAKKAIEFGAEGIGLCRTEHMFFEEERIPAVRKMILADTVDDRVKALDKLLPFQRDDFYQMFKVLNGKSCTIRLLDPPLHEFLPHDDKAVDALAAEMGMSSQLLHKRIQALEEFNPMLGHRGCRLAITYPEICQMQARAIAQGALQAMKEGFAVQPEIMVPLISTVNELKVLKPLIIETVHEEMEKAGLTFDFTVGTMIEIPRACVTADEIAEEADFFSFGTNDLTQMGFGFSRDDAGRFLGEYVEKGLLEKDPFQVLDQKGIGRLFGMAVDLGRSVKPNLKLGICGEHGGEPASVEFCHSQGINYVSCSPFRVPIARLSAAQAKIKRDGYHCNRDK, from the coding sequence ATGGAAAACACATTTGTTTATCGTTTTGATCAGGGTAATAAAGATATGCGCAGTCTTTTAGGTGGTAAAGGAGCTAATTTAGCAGAGATGACGGCTATTGGCTTGCCGGTTCCACAAGGCTTCACCATTACAACTGAGGCGTGTAATGATTATTATGATAAAGAAGGTCAGATTAGCGACCTTATTTTAAGTCAAATTAATAAAGCGCTTACACACCTTGAAGAAGAACAAGGCAAACAATTGGGAAGTAATCACAATCCTTTACTTGTATCTGTTCGTTCAGGGGCAGTTTTTTCAATGCCGGGAATGATGGACACTATTTTAAACCTTGGTTTGAATGATAACAGTATTCATGGTTTAATTTCAGCGACTCAAAATGAACGTTTTTCTTATGATAGTTATCGCCGTTTTATACAGATGTTTTCTGATGTAGCTATGGAAATTCCAAAATACAAATTTGAACATGTTTTAGACCGTATTAAAGCAGAAAAGGGCTATCAATGTGATACTGATTTGACTAGTCAAGATTTGCAGGCTATTGTGCTTGAGTTCAAGCAAATTTATAAGGCAGAAATTGGTAAGGAGTTTCCACAGGATCCCAATGAGCAATTGTTGTTAGCAGTCGAGGCGGTTTTCCGTTCATGGAATAATCCGCGTGCAAAAGTTTACCGTCGTTTAAACGACATTTCAGATACACTTGGAACAGCAGTCACTATTCAATCAATGGTATTTGGCAATATGGGTCAAACAAGTGGTACGGGCGTTGCCTTTACCCGCAATCCCTCAACAGGGGAAAATCAGCTATTTGGAGAATACTTAATCAATGCTCAAGGTGAAGATGTGGTTGCAGGGATTAGAACTCCTCAAAGTATTGATAGGCTAAAAGCTGATATGCCAGATATCTATGAACAGTTTACGGGTATTACTAAGATTCTTGAAGACCACTATAAGGATATGCAAGATGTGGAATTTACCATTGAAAAAGGTAAACTTTACATGCTACAAACACGTACCGGGAAACGGACTGCAAAAGCAGCCATTAACATTGCAGTTGACATGGTAGAAGCAGGCCTAATCTCAAAAGAAGAAGCCATCATGCGTATTGAACCCAAACAATTAGACCAATTGCTTCACCCAACTTTTGATCAGTCTGCTTGCAATGAAGCCACACTCTTAGCAAAAGGACTTCCTGCCTCACCAGGTGCAGCATGTGGCCGTGTTTATTTCCATGCAGACGATGTCGTTGCACATGTTAAAACTGGTGAAGAAACGTTACTTGTTAGACAAGAAACCTCACCAGAAGATATTGAAGGAATGGTCAGTGCCGTTGGTATTTTGACAGCTCGTGGCGGAATGACCTCTCATGCGGCCGTAGTTGCGCGTGGAATGGGTAAATCTTGTGTCGCAGGTTGTAATCAGTTACGTGTTGATGAACGTGCAAAGGTCATTGAAGTTAATGGCAAGGTTATCAATGAAGGAGACTATATCTCAATTGATGGTAGCAGTGGAGCTGTTTATCTGGGGCAATTGGCCATGACTTCTGTTCAAGTTGACAAGGCCTTCAATACTTTTATGGAATGGGTTGACCAAGAACGTGACATGATGGTTCGTAGCAACGCTGATAATCCACGTGATGCTAAAAAAGCCATTGAATTTGGCGCAGAAGGTATTGGGCTTTGTCGTACAGAACATATGTTCTTCGAAGAAGAGCGCATCCCAGCGGTCCGTAAAATGATTTTGGCTGACACTGTTGATGACCGTGTTAAAGCACTTGATAAATTATTGCCATTCCAACGTGATGACTTCTATCAAATGTTTAAAGTCTTAAATGGGAAATCATGTACCATTCGTCTTTTAGACCCACCTTTGCATGAATTCCTACCACATGATGACAAAGCCGTGGATGCATTAGCAGCAGAAATGGGAATGTCAAGTCAGCTCCTTCATAAACGGATTCAAGCATTGGAAGAGTTCAATCCAATGCTTGGTCACAGGGGCTGTCGTTTGGCCATTACTTATCCAGAAATTTGCCAGATGCAAGCGCGAGCCATTGCACAAGGAGCCCTTCAAGCAATGAAAGAAGGCTTCGCAGTGCAGCCAGAGATTATGGTGCCATTAATCAGTACAGTCAATGAACTAAAAGTTCTAAAACCATTAATCATTGAAACTGTACATGAAGAAATGGAAAAAGCAGGCCTTACGTTTGACTTCACTGTTGGTACTATGATTGAAATTCCAAGAGCCTGTGTAACCGCTGATGAAATTGCTGAGGAGGCTGATTTCTTCAGTTTTGGTACAAATGACTTAACCCAAATGGGCTTTGGTTTTTCACGTGATGATGCTGGTAGATTCTTAGGTGAATATGTTGAAAAAGGTTTGCTTGAAAAAGACCCTTTCCAAGTCTTAGATCAAAAAGGTATTGGGCGTCTCTTTGGTATGGCAGTTGACCTTGGTCGTTCGGTTAAACCTAATCTTAAATTGGGAATTTGCGGTGAGCATGGTGGTGAACCAGCTTCAGTTGAGTTTTGCCACAGTCAAGGAATAAATTACGTTTCTTGTTCACCGTTTAGAGTGCCTATTGCAAGGCTTTCTGCAGCACAAGCCAAAATCAAAAGAGATGGATATCATTGTAATAGGGATAAATAA
- a CDS encoding pyruvate, water dikinase regulatory protein, with translation MEEALSIYIVSDSLGETARALAKACVYQFPNHESWEFKRFTNIKSKDLLDGVFKSANQDHVLFMFSLVNEELACYAVEKAIVENYAYVDLLTNVIKAISHISGIQPLGQPGTLRKLDSLYFKRVNAIEFAVKYDDGKDPRGILEADVILLGVSRTSKTPLSMYLADKQLKVVNIPLIPEVPLPKEIKEVDPRRIVGLTNSPDTLSHIRIERLKAMGLSGTASYAKMDRIMEELDYAEKVMNALHCPIINVANKAIEETAGIIVELLKTNGIKIIKDYDM, from the coding sequence ATGGAAGAAGCATTGAGTATTTATATTGTCTCGGATTCATTAGGAGAGACAGCTAGAGCACTTGCTAAGGCTTGTGTTTATCAATTTCCGAACCATGAATCGTGGGAATTTAAACGCTTTACAAATATCAAAAGTAAAGACCTATTAGACGGTGTTTTTAAATCTGCTAATCAAGATCATGTTCTTTTTATGTTCAGTTTAGTTAATGAGGAGCTTGCTTGTTATGCTGTTGAAAAAGCGATTGTAGAAAATTATGCTTATGTAGATTTACTGACTAATGTCATTAAGGCAATATCTCATATCTCTGGGATACAACCATTGGGCCAACCTGGGACCTTGCGAAAACTAGATAGTCTTTATTTTAAAAGGGTAAATGCTATTGAATTTGCTGTTAAATATGATGATGGAAAGGACCCAAGAGGGATTTTAGAGGCAGATGTGATTCTACTTGGTGTCTCTAGAACCTCTAAAACTCCATTGAGCATGTACCTGGCAGATAAGCAGTTAAAAGTGGTCAATATTCCCTTAATACCAGAGGTGCCCTTGCCAAAAGAAATCAAAGAGGTTGACCCAAGGCGGATTGTTGGTTTGACAAATTCACCTGACACATTGAGTCATATCAGAATTGAGCGGCTTAAAGCCATGGGGCTTTCAGGAACAGCAAGTTATGCTAAGATGGACCGTATTATGGAAGAATTGGATTATGCAGAGAAAGTAATGAATGCCTTGCACTGTCCAATCATCAATGTTGCTAATAAAGCCATTGAAGAAACAGCAGGCATCATTGTAGAGCTGCTAAAAACTAACGGCATTAAAATTATTAAAGATTACGATATGTAA
- a CDS encoding helix-turn-helix transcriptional regulator produces the protein MVFIQLSQRQEMIIAIVKKEEPITGEKIADLLHVTRAALRSDLVVLTMLGLLDAKPKVGYFYQGETTVLQALKPTEPLRVSDVMGIPVTAHQNDSVYDVIVSIFLEDTGGIFILDKDDYLCGVVSRKDLLKAAIGGGDLTKLPIGMIMTRIPNITTVAENESVKEATQKLVSREVDSLPVVRLIDQDPKKMQVVGKFSKTIITRLFLDC, from the coding sequence GTGGTTTTTATTCAATTAAGTCAACGACAAGAAATGATTATTGCTATTGTCAAAAAAGAAGAGCCTATTACGGGTGAAAAAATTGCAGACCTGTTACATGTTACAAGGGCAGCTCTGCGCTCTGATTTGGTTGTTTTGACCATGTTGGGACTTTTGGATGCTAAACCCAAGGTGGGTTATTTCTATCAGGGAGAAACAACTGTTTTACAAGCCTTAAAGCCAACAGAACCCTTGAGGGTTTCAGATGTTATGGGGATTCCGGTAACGGCACATCAAAACGATTCGGTATATGATGTTATTGTGTCTATCTTCTTAGAAGATACGGGTGGGATTTTTATTCTGGATAAAGATGATTACCTTTGTGGTGTGGTTTCTAGAAAAGATTTGCTTAAAGCAGCAATTGGTGGTGGTGATTTAACGAAACTTCCTATTGGCATGATTATGACAAGGATACCTAATATTACAACAGTCGCTGAAAATGAGTCTGTTAAAGAGGCAACGCAAAAATTAGTTAGTAGAGAAGTTGACAGCTTGCCAGTTGTACGCCTAATTGATCAGGACCCTAAAAAAATGCAGGTTGTTGGCAAGTTTTCAAAAACCATTATTACCAGACTCTTTTTAGATTGTTAA
- a CDS encoding rhodanese-like domain-containing protein, whose protein sequence is MTSETIAALQNALSKGGCNLIDVREDFEYQLGHVPGSQNIPLSRLGQDYNNLDKDQTYHIICQSGGRSAQAVAFLEQEGYQAINVEGGTSAWTGLLESSEN, encoded by the coding sequence ATGACGAGTGAAACAATAGCAGCGTTGCAAAATGCTTTAAGTAAAGGTGGATGTAATCTCATTGATGTTCGTGAAGATTTTGAATACCAATTAGGACATGTTCCAGGATCTCAAAATATTCCTCTTAGCCGTTTGGGACAGGACTATAACAACTTAGATAAAGACCAAACCTATCACATTATCTGTCAATCTGGTGGTCGCTCAGCCCAAGCAGTTGCCTTTTTAGAGCAAGAAGGTTACCAGGCTATCAATGTTGAAGGTGGCACAAGTGCTTGGACAGGACTATTAGAGTCATCAGAAAACTGA
- a CDS encoding FAD-dependent oxidoreductase has translation MTKIIIVGGVAGGMSAATRLRRLMEDAEIIVFDKGPYVSFANCGLPFHVSGEIEDRSDLLVQTPERLKARFNLDVRPETEVIAIDPVGKTVTVKYSDKTYDESYDKLILSPGAKPILPALPGLDLAENVFTLRNIPDLDMIMTKLIDRKVTKATVVGAGFIGLEMAESLVRKGYQVSVIEMAPHVLPPLDQEMASFVEAELKANGVNLITGLSAQAFEDGGKTIVLQDGSRLTSDITIMSVGVSPDTRLAQEAGIALGMKGGILVDASYQTSQKGIYAVGDAIVVEQEITGQDALISLASPANRQGHQVADVIAGMKRRNKGSIGTAIVRVFDLVAASTGLSEGLATQAFENVGVVHISGKDHASYFPGARELTLKLIFCKNTGRIYGAQAIGAKGVDKRIDILATAIKADLTVFDLPELEFTYAPPFGSAKDPVNMAGYAAINVVEGISHSVQWHQLEDQLADGKVLLDVRSAGEFKSGYFGDALNIPLDDLRDRLSDLDKRQSYIVSCHSGLRSYLAERILKQKGFSVENLDGAYSLYSSVYPERIKK, from the coding sequence ATGACAAAGATTATTATTGTTGGTGGTGTAGCAGGTGGTATGTCTGCTGCGACAAGGTTACGTCGTTTGATGGAAGATGCTGAGATTATTGTTTTTGACAAAGGCCCCTATGTCTCTTTTGCAAATTGTGGACTGCCTTTTCATGTTTCTGGTGAAATTGAAGACCGCTCAGATCTTTTGGTTCAGACCCCAGAAAGACTAAAAGCTCGTTTTAATTTAGATGTCAGACCAGAAACAGAAGTCATTGCAATTGATCCAGTAGGCAAAACAGTCACAGTTAAGTATAGTGACAAGACCTATGACGAATCTTATGACAAGTTGATTTTATCTCCAGGGGCAAAACCAATTCTGCCGGCTTTGCCAGGTTTAGACTTGGCTGAAAATGTTTTTACCCTTCGTAATATTCCTGACTTAGACATGATTATGACCAAGCTCATTGACCGTAAGGTCACTAAAGCAACAGTTGTTGGTGCTGGTTTTATTGGCCTTGAAATGGCTGAAAGTTTAGTGAGAAAAGGGTATCAGGTCAGTGTGATAGAAATGGCCCCTCATGTGTTACCGCCACTTGATCAGGAAATGGCAAGTTTTGTCGAAGCAGAATTGAAGGCTAATGGGGTTAATCTTATCACCGGACTATCTGCTCAAGCCTTTGAAGATGGCGGAAAAACGATTGTTTTACAAGATGGCAGTCGCCTAACTTCAGATATTACCATTATGTCTGTTGGGGTTTCTCCAGACACACGGTTGGCTCAAGAAGCTGGGATTGCACTTGGGATGAAAGGTGGTATTTTAGTAGATGCCTCTTATCAAACAAGTCAAAAAGGTATTTATGCTGTGGGGGATGCTATTGTTGTTGAGCAAGAAATCACAGGTCAGGATGCCTTGATTTCACTAGCTAGCCCAGCAAATCGTCAAGGGCACCAAGTAGCAGATGTCATTGCTGGAATGAAACGTAGGAATAAAGGAAGTATCGGGACGGCTATTGTCCGCGTCTTTGACCTTGTGGCTGCCTCGACTGGACTTAGTGAAGGTCTTGCGACACAAGCTTTTGAGAATGTTGGGGTTGTGCATATTAGTGGAAAAGATCATGCTTCTTATTTCCCTGGTGCTAGAGAATTGACTTTGAAACTTATCTTTTGTAAAAATACGGGACGTATTTATGGTGCACAGGCAATAGGAGCTAAAGGCGTTGATAAACGTATTGATATTTTGGCTACCGCTATTAAGGCTGATTTGACAGTCTTTGATTTACCGGAGTTAGAATTCACCTATGCTCCACCTTTTGGCTCAGCTAAAGATCCTGTTAATATGGCTGGCTATGCTGCTATAAATGTGGTAGAAGGGATTAGCCATTCTGTGCAGTGGCATCAACTAGAAGACCAACTAGCGGATGGGAAGGTCTTATTGGATGTGAGAAGTGCAGGTGAATTTAAGTCTGGCTATTTTGGAGATGCTCTCAATATTCCGCTAGATGATTTACGTGACAGGCTTAGTGACTTAGATAAAAGGCAATCCTACATTGTAAGTTGTCATAGTGGACTACGGTCATATTTAGCTGAACGAATTTTAAAACAAAAAGGTTTCTCAGTTGAAAATTTAGATGGGGCCTATTCCCTTTATAGCAGTGTTTATCCAGAAAGGATTAAAAAATGA
- a CDS encoding rhodanese-like domain-containing protein, which yields MKEVTTMTLMQWFQKQESISTQELEKLIKEGNVKLIDVRTKQEFQNTHIKGAQNIPLSSISQYKGNKKQIHYVICQSGIRSKKACQMLTKAGYSTINVKGGMSSWDGSKV from the coding sequence ATGAAAGAGGTAACCACAATGACACTAATGCAATGGTTTCAAAAGCAAGAATCCATTAGTACACAAGAGTTAGAAAAGCTTATCAAAGAAGGTAATGTAAAACTTATTGATGTTCGTACAAAGCAAGAGTTTCAAAATACTCATATTAAAGGTGCACAAAATATTCCCTTAAGCAGTATTTCTCAATATAAAGGGAATAAAAAGCAGATTCACTATGTGATATGCCAGTCAGGGATTCGTAGTAAGAAAGCTTGTCAGATGTTAACTAAGGCAGGTTATTCTACCATTAATGTTAAAGGTGGAATGTCTTCTTGGGATGGGTCTAAAGTTTAA
- a CDS encoding metal-sensitive transcriptional regulator, whose protein sequence is MRTKKKDIINRLKRTEGQIRGVQRMIEEEQGCFDIISQLTAIRSSINSTMGVIIGQKITEVIENPVDDPKAQEERINKAINLIVKK, encoded by the coding sequence ATGAGGACTAAAAAAAAGGATATTATAAATCGATTAAAGCGTACCGAAGGGCAAATCAGAGGTGTTCAACGTATGATTGAAGAAGAACAAGGTTGCTTTGATATCATTTCCCAATTAACAGCTATTCGCTCAAGCATTAATAGCACTATGGGGGTTATCATTGGTCAAAAAATCACTGAGGTTATCGAAAACCCCGTTGATGACCCCAAAGCCCAAGAAGAGCGTATTAACAAAGCAATCAATTTAATTGTCAAAAAATAA
- a CDS encoding cysteine hydrolase family protein — translation MAKALISIDYTNDFVADDGLLTAGKPAQAIEKVISKVTLDAFEAGDYIFFAIDGHDKGDQFHPETKLFPAHNIMGTSGRHLYGALGELYQDIKDNASVFWIDKRYYSAFSGTDLDSRLRERRVDTLVLTGVLTDICVLHTAIDAYHLGYKIQVVEKAVASLSDSNHNWALQHMSSVLAAEII, via the coding sequence ATGGCGAAAGCACTCATTTCAATTGATTACACCAATGATTTTGTAGCTGATGATGGTTTATTAACAGCTGGGAAACCAGCTCAAGCCATTGAAAAAGTAATCAGTAAGGTTACTTTGGACGCTTTTGAAGCAGGTGATTATATCTTTTTTGCAATAGATGGCCACGATAAAGGTGACCAGTTTCATCCTGAAACGAAATTGTTTCCAGCTCATAATATTATGGGAACAAGTGGTAGGCATTTATATGGCGCCTTAGGAGAATTGTATCAAGACATAAAAGACAATGCTTCAGTTTTTTGGATTGATAAACGCTATTATTCAGCTTTTTCTGGAACGGATTTAGACAGCCGTCTGAGAGAACGACGGGTTGATACGCTTGTTTTAACGGGTGTCTTAACGGATATTTGTGTTTTACATACAGCTATCGACGCCTATCATCTGGGCTATAAGATTCAAGTTGTTGAGAAAGCTGTTGCTAGTTTGTCTGACAGTAATCACAATTGGGCCTTGCAACACATGTCGTCTGTTCTTGCAGCAGAAATCATATAA
- the codY gene encoding GTP-sensing pleiotropic transcriptional regulator CodY, whose product MPNLLEKTRKITSILQRSVDSLETELPYNAMASRLADIIDCNACIINGGGTLLGYAMKYKTNTDRVEEFFEAKQFPESYVKSASRVYDTEANLPVENELTIFPVESKDIYPDGLTTIAPIYGGGMRLGSLIIWRNDKKFSDDDLILVEISSTVVGIQLLNLQTENLEETIRKQTAVNMAINTLSYSEMKAVAAILGELDGNEGRLTASVIADRIGITRSVIVNALRKLESAGIIESRSLGMKGTYLKVINEGIFEKLKEF is encoded by the coding sequence ATGCCGAATTTACTAGAAAAAACAAGGAAAATTACTTCAATTCTTCAACGTTCTGTAGACAGTTTGGAGACGGAATTACCCTATAATGCAATGGCATCTCGTTTAGCAGATATCATTGATTGTAATGCTTGTATTATTAATGGTGGTGGGACGCTCTTAGGGTATGCCATGAAATATAAAACCAACACAGACCGCGTTGAGGAGTTTTTTGAAGCAAAACAATTTCCAGAGTCATATGTTAAATCAGCTAGCCGTGTTTATGATACAGAAGCTAATTTACCGGTGGAAAATGAATTGACAATCTTCCCTGTAGAATCAAAAGATATCTACCCTGATGGCTTAACAACTATTGCACCTATTTATGGTGGTGGTATGCGTTTGGGATCATTGATTATTTGGAGAAATGATAAGAAATTCAGCGATGATGATTTAATTTTGGTTGAAATTTCAAGTACAGTAGTTGGTATTCAACTCTTGAATCTTCAAACCGAAAATCTAGAAGAGACAATTCGTAAACAAACAGCTGTTAATATGGCTATTAACACATTATCGTATTCAGAAATGAAAGCTGTCGCAGCTATTTTAGGAGAGTTAGATGGCAATGAAGGGCGTTTGACAGCATCAGTTATTGCTGATCGTATTGGTATCACACGTTCTGTTATTGTTAATGCCCTTCGTAAACTTGAAAGTGCAGGCATTATTGAAAGTCGCTCTCTTGGTATGAAAGGGACTTACTTGAAAGTTATCAATGAAGGTATCTTTGAAAAGTTAAAAGAGTTCTAA
- a CDS encoding pyridoxal phosphate-dependent aminotransferase, with the protein MKTFNKSSKLEDVAYDIRGPVLEEAERMMANGERILRLNTGNPAAFGFEAPDEVIHDLIVNARQSEGYSDSKGIFSARKAIMQYCQLKKFPDVDIDDIYLGNGVSELISMSLQALLDDGDEVLVPMPDYPLWTACVSLAGGKAVHYICDEEADWYPDIDDMKSKITAKTKAIVVINPNNPTGALYPKEILEAIVELAREHGLILFADEIYDRVVMDGGEHIAIASLAPDVFCVSMNGLSKSHRIAGFRVGWMVLSGPKQHVKGYIEGLNMLANMRLCSNVLAQQVVQTSLGGRQSVDDLLLPGGRIFEQRNFIYKAINDIPGLSAVKPQAGLYIFPKIDRHMYRIDDDEQFVLDLLKQEKVMLVHGRGFNWKDPDHFRIVYLPRVEELANVQEKITRVLHKYKR; encoded by the coding sequence ATGAAAACGTTTAATAAATCGTCAAAGTTAGAAGATGTTGCCTACGATATTCGTGGACCAGTTTTGGAAGAAGCAGAACGTATGATGGCAAATGGGGAAAGAATCCTTCGTTTGAATACAGGAAATCCTGCCGCCTTTGGTTTTGAAGCACCAGATGAAGTTATCCATGATTTAATTGTAAATGCTCGCCAAAGTGAGGGGTATTCTGATAGTAAGGGGATTTTTTCGGCACGAAAAGCCATTATGCAGTACTGTCAGTTAAAGAAGTTTCCAGATGTTGATATTGATGATATTTATCTAGGTAATGGCGTTTCAGAACTGATTTCCATGTCTTTACAAGCCTTGCTTGATGATGGTGATGAGGTTTTGGTGCCGATGCCGGATTATCCTTTGTGGACAGCTTGTGTTAGTTTAGCTGGAGGAAAGGCTGTTCATTATATCTGTGATGAAGAAGCTGATTGGTATCCAGATATTGATGATATGAAGTCAAAAATAACTGCGAAAACAAAAGCTATCGTTGTTATTAATCCTAATAATCCTACTGGAGCTCTTTATCCTAAAGAAATCCTTGAAGCTATTGTTGAACTTGCTAGAGAACATGGTCTAATTCTTTTTGCTGATGAAATTTATGACCGTGTTGTCATGGATGGTGGTGAGCATATTGCAATTGCCAGTTTAGCGCCAGATGTTTTTTGTGTTTCTATGAATGGTTTGTCAAAATCACATCGCATTGCCGGTTTTCGTGTTGGATGGATGGTTTTATCTGGTCCGAAACAACATGTTAAAGGTTATATTGAAGGACTTAATATGCTTGCTAACATGCGCTTGTGTTCTAATGTTTTGGCGCAGCAAGTTGTGCAAACCTCGCTTGGTGGGCGACAATCTGTAGATGATTTATTGCTTCCAGGTGGCCGTATTTTTGAACAAAGGAACTTTATTTATAAAGCGATTAATGACATTCCTGGATTGTCTGCTGTTAAGCCACAGGCAGGACTTTATATCTTCCCTAAAATTGACCGTCACATGTATCGTATTGATGATGATGAGCAATTTGTTTTGGATTTGCTGAAACAAGAGAAGGTGATGTTGGTGCATGGCCGAGGTTTTAACTGGAAAGATCCTGATCATTTTAGAATTGTTTATCTACCAAGAGTAGAAGAACTGGCTAATGTTCAAGAAAAAATTACCCGTGTCCTACACAAGTATAAACGTTAA
- a CDS encoding universal stress protein — MIEKYEHIMVAVDGSYESELAFNKGVNVAKRNDAELILVHVVDTRALQSVATFDTYIYDKLEQEAKDVLSELERQARHLGITNVRQVIEFGSPKKLLAHDIPEREKVDLIMVGATGLNTFERLLIGSSSEYIMRHAKVDLLVVRDNDKTL, encoded by the coding sequence ATGATTGAAAAATACGAACACATAATGGTTGCTGTTGACGGCTCTTACGAATCAGAACTAGCATTTAATAAAGGTGTTAATGTTGCTAAACGAAATGATGCAGAACTCATTTTAGTACACGTTGTTGACACGCGCGCCCTTCAAAGTGTTGCAACCTTTGACACTTATATCTATGATAAACTCGAACAAGAAGCCAAAGATGTGCTCTCAGAATTAGAAAGACAAGCCCGTCACTTGGGTATCACAAATGTAAGGCAAGTTATTGAGTTTGGCAGCCCTAAAAAACTCCTAGCTCACGATATTCCTGAACGTGAAAAAGTCGATTTAATCATGGTCGGTGCAACTGGCCTTAACACTTTTGAACGCCTCCTTATTGGCTCTTCATCAGAATACATCATGCGCCACGCTAAAGTGGATTTATTGGTCGTTCGTGACAATGACAAAACATTGTAA